The Pithys albifrons albifrons isolate INPA30051 chromosome 13, PitAlb_v1, whole genome shotgun sequence genome has a segment encoding these proteins:
- the TPM1 gene encoding tropomyosin alpha-1 chain isoform X16 yields MDAIKKKMQMLKLDKENALDRAEQAEADKKAAEERSKQLEDDIVQLEKQLHVTEDTRDQVLEELHKSEDSLLSAEENAAKLEDELVALQKKLKGTEDELDKYSESLKDAQEKLELADKKATDAESEVASLNRRIQLVEEELDRAQERLATALQKLEEAEKAADESERGMKVIENRAQKDEEKMEIQEIQLKEAKHIAEEADRKYEEVARKLVIIESDLERAEERAELSESKCAELEEELKTVTNNLKSLEAQAEKYSQKEDKYEEEIKVLTDKLKEAETRAEFAERSVTKLEKSIDDLEDELYAQKLKYKAISEELDHALNDMTSM; encoded by the exons ATGGATGCCATCAAGAAGAAGATGCAGATGCTGAAGCTGGACAAGGAGAACGCCTTGGACAGGGCCGAGCAAGCCGAGGCGGACAAGAAGGCAGCGGAGGAGAGAAGCAAGCAG TTAGAGGATGACATTGTGCAATTGGAAAAGCAATTGCATGTGACGGAGGATACAAGGGACCAAGTGCTGGAAGAGCTACACAAGTCTGAGGACAGCCTCCTCTCCGCAGAGGAGAATGCTGCCAAG CTGGAGGACGAGCTGGTGGCTCTACAAAAGAAGCTGAAGGGCACTGAGGATGAGCTGGACAAATACTCCGAGTCCCTTAAAGATGCACAGGAAAAGTTGGAACTGGCTGACAAAAAGGCCACAGAT GCTGAGAGCGAAGTGGCTTCTCTGAACAGACGCATCCAGCTGGTTGAGGAAGAGTTGGATCGGGCTCAGGAGCGCTTGGCCACTGCCCTGCAGAAgctggaggaggctgagaaggCTGCAGATGAGAGTGAAAG AGGCATGAAGGTCATTGAAAACAGAGCCCAGAAGGATGAGGAGAAGATGGAAATCCAGGAGATCCAGCTTAAAGAGGCCAAGCACATTGCTGAGGAGGCCGACCGCAAGTATGAAGAG GTGGCTCGTAAGCTGGTGATCATTGAGAGCGACCTGGAGCGTGCTGAGGAGCGTGCTGAGCTGTCAGAAAG CAAATGTGCTGAGCTTGAAGAGGAGTTGAAAACTGTGACCAACAACCTGAAGTCGCTGGAGGCTCAGGCTGAGAAG TACTCACAGAAAGAAGACAAATATGAAGAGGAGATTAAAGTCCTGACTGACAAACTGAAGGAG GCTGAGACCCGTGCTGAGTTTGCTGAGAGGTCAGTAACCAAGCTGGAGAAGAGCATTGATGATCTAGAAG ATGAGCTGTATGCTCAGAAACTGAAGTACAAAGCCATCAGTGAGGAGCTGGACCACGCTCTCAATGATATGACCTCCATGTAA
- the TPM1 gene encoding tropomyosin alpha-1 chain isoform X14 — MDAIKKKMQMLKLDKENALDRAEQAEADKKAAEERSKQLEDDIVQLEKQLHVTEDTRDQVLEELHKSEDSLLSAEENAAKAESEVASLNRRIQLVEEELDRAQERLATALQKLEEAEKAADESERGMKVIENRAQKDEEKMEIQEIQLKEAKHIAEEADRKYEEVARKLVIIESDLERAEERAELSESKCAELEEELKTVTNNLKSLEAQAEKYSQKEDKYEEEIKVLTDKLKEAETRAEFAERSVTKLEKSIDDLEDELYAQKLKYKAISEELDHALNDMTSM, encoded by the exons ATGGATGCCATCAAGAAGAAGATGCAGATGCTGAAGCTGGACAAGGAGAACGCCTTGGACAGGGCCGAGCAAGCCGAGGCGGACAAGAAGGCAGCGGAGGAGAGAAGCAAGCAG TTAGAGGATGACATTGTGCAATTGGAAAAGCAATTGCATGTGACGGAGGATACAAGGGACCAAGTGCTGGAAGAGCTACACAAGTCTGAGGACAGCCTCCTCTCCGCAGAGGAGAATGCTGCCAAG GCTGAGAGCGAAGTGGCTTCTCTGAACAGACGCATCCAGCTGGTTGAGGAAGAGTTGGATCGGGCTCAGGAGCGCTTGGCCACTGCCCTGCAGAAgctggaggaggctgagaaggCTGCAGATGAGAGTGAAAG AGGCATGAAGGTCATTGAAAACAGAGCCCAGAAGGATGAGGAGAAGATGGAAATCCAGGAGATCCAGCTTAAAGAGGCCAAGCACATTGCTGAGGAGGCCGACCGCAAGTATGAAGAG GTGGCTCGTAAGCTGGTGATCATTGAGAGCGACCTGGAGCGTGCTGAGGAGCGTGCTGAGCTGTCAGAAAG CAAATGTGCTGAGCTTGAAGAGGAGTTGAAAACTGTGACCAACAACCTGAAGTCGCTGGAGGCTCAGGCTGAGAAG TACTCACAGAAAGAAGACAAATATGAAGAGGAGATTAAAGTCCTGACTGACAAACTGAAGGAG GCTGAGACCCGTGCTGAGTTTGCTGAGAGGTCAGTAACCAAGCTGGAGAAGAGCATTGATGATCTAGAAG ATGAGCTGTATGCTCAGAAACTGAAGTACAAAGCCATCAGTGAGGAGCTGGACCACGCTCTCAATGATATGACCTCCATGTAA
- the TPM1 gene encoding tropomyosin alpha-1 chain isoform X11, whose amino-acid sequence MDAIKKKMQMLKLDKENALDRAEQAEADKKAAEERSKQLEDDIVQLEKQLHVTEDTRDQVLEELHKSEDSLLSAEENAAKAESEVASLNRRIQLVEEELDRAQERLATALQKLEEAEKAADESERGMKVIENRAQKDEEKMEIQEIQLKEAKHIAEEADRKYEEVARKLVIIESDLERAEERAELSESQVRQLEEQLRVMDQNLKALMAAEDKYSQKEDKYEEEIKVLTDKLKEAETRAEFAERSVTKLEKSIDDLEDELYAQKLKYKAISEELDHALNDMTSM is encoded by the exons ATGGATGCCATCAAGAAGAAGATGCAGATGCTGAAGCTGGACAAGGAGAACGCCTTGGACAGGGCCGAGCAAGCCGAGGCGGACAAGAAGGCAGCGGAGGAGAGAAGCAAGCAG TTAGAGGATGACATTGTGCAATTGGAAAAGCAATTGCATGTGACGGAGGATACAAGGGACCAAGTGCTGGAAGAGCTACACAAGTCTGAGGACAGCCTCCTCTCCGCAGAGGAGAATGCTGCCAAG GCTGAGAGCGAAGTGGCTTCTCTGAACAGACGCATCCAGCTGGTTGAGGAAGAGTTGGATCGGGCTCAGGAGCGCTTGGCCACTGCCCTGCAGAAgctggaggaggctgagaaggCTGCAGATGAGAGTGAAAG AGGCATGAAGGTCATTGAAAACAGAGCCCAGAAGGATGAGGAGAAGATGGAAATCCAGGAGATCCAGCTTAAAGAGGCCAAGCACATTGCTGAGGAGGCCGACCGCAAGTATGAAGAG GTGGCTCGTAAGCTGGTGATCATTGAGAGCGACCTGGAGCGTGCTGAGGAGCGTGCTGAGCTGTCAGAAAG CCAAGTCCGACAGCTGGAAGAACAGTTAAGAGTAATGGATCAGAACTTGAAAGCATTAATGGCTGCCGAGGATAAG TACTCACAGAAAGAAGACAAATATGAAGAGGAGATTAAAGTCCTGACTGACAAACTGAAGGAG GCTGAGACCCGTGCTGAGTTTGCTGAGAGGTCAGTAACCAAGCTGGAGAAGAGCATTGATGATCTAGAAG ATGAGCTGTATGCTCAGAAACTGAAGTACAAAGCCATCAGTGAGGAGCTGGACCACGCTCTCAATGATATGACCTCCATGTAA
- the TPM1 gene encoding tropomyosin alpha-1 chain isoform X12 codes for MDAIKKKMQMLKLDKENALDRAEQAEADKKAAEERSKQLEDELVALQKKLKGTEDELDKYSESLKDAQEKLELADKKATDAESEVASLNRRIQLVEEELDRAQERLATALQKLEEAEKAADESERGMKVIENRAQKDEEKMEIQEIQLKEAKHIAEEADRKYEEVARKLVIIESDLERAEERAELSESKCAELEEELKTVTNNLKSLEAQAEKYSQKEDKYEEEIKVLTDKLKEAETRAEFAERSVTKLEKSIDDLEDELYAQKLKYKAISEELDHALNDMTSM; via the exons ATGGATGCCATCAAGAAGAAGATGCAGATGCTGAAGCTGGACAAGGAGAACGCCTTGGACAGGGCCGAGCAAGCCGAGGCGGACAAGAAGGCAGCGGAGGAGAGAAGCAAGCAG CTGGAGGACGAGCTGGTGGCTCTACAAAAGAAGCTGAAGGGCACTGAGGATGAGCTGGACAAATACTCCGAGTCCCTTAAAGATGCACAGGAAAAGTTGGAACTGGCTGACAAAAAGGCCACAGAT GCTGAGAGCGAAGTGGCTTCTCTGAACAGACGCATCCAGCTGGTTGAGGAAGAGTTGGATCGGGCTCAGGAGCGCTTGGCCACTGCCCTGCAGAAgctggaggaggctgagaaggCTGCAGATGAGAGTGAAAG AGGCATGAAGGTCATTGAAAACAGAGCCCAGAAGGATGAGGAGAAGATGGAAATCCAGGAGATCCAGCTTAAAGAGGCCAAGCACATTGCTGAGGAGGCCGACCGCAAGTATGAAGAG GTGGCTCGTAAGCTGGTGATCATTGAGAGCGACCTGGAGCGTGCTGAGGAGCGTGCTGAGCTGTCAGAAAG CAAATGTGCTGAGCTTGAAGAGGAGTTGAAAACTGTGACCAACAACCTGAAGTCGCTGGAGGCTCAGGCTGAGAAG TACTCACAGAAAGAAGACAAATATGAAGAGGAGATTAAAGTCCTGACTGACAAACTGAAGGAG GCTGAGACCCGTGCTGAGTTTGCTGAGAGGTCAGTAACCAAGCTGGAGAAGAGCATTGATGATCTAGAAG ATGAGCTGTATGCTCAGAAACTGAAGTACAAAGCCATCAGTGAGGAGCTGGACCACGCTCTCAATGATATGACCTCCATGTAA
- the TPM1 gene encoding tropomyosin alpha-1 chain isoform X8, giving the protein MDAIKKKMQMLKLDKENALDRAEQAEADKKAAEERSKQLEDELVALQKKLKGTEDELDKYSESLKDAQEKLELADKKATDAESEVASLNRRIQLVEEELDRAQERLATALQKLEEAEKAADESERGMKVIENRAQKDEEKMEIQEIQLKEAKHIAEEADRKYEEVARKLVIIESDLERAEERAELSESQVRQLEEQLRVMDQNLKALMAAEDKYSQKEDKYEEEIKVLTDKLKEAETRAEFAERSVTKLEKSIDDLEDELYAQKLKYKAISEELDHALNDMTSM; this is encoded by the exons ATGGATGCCATCAAGAAGAAGATGCAGATGCTGAAGCTGGACAAGGAGAACGCCTTGGACAGGGCCGAGCAAGCCGAGGCGGACAAGAAGGCAGCGGAGGAGAGAAGCAAGCAG CTGGAGGACGAGCTGGTGGCTCTACAAAAGAAGCTGAAGGGCACTGAGGATGAGCTGGACAAATACTCCGAGTCCCTTAAAGATGCACAGGAAAAGTTGGAACTGGCTGACAAAAAGGCCACAGAT GCTGAGAGCGAAGTGGCTTCTCTGAACAGACGCATCCAGCTGGTTGAGGAAGAGTTGGATCGGGCTCAGGAGCGCTTGGCCACTGCCCTGCAGAAgctggaggaggctgagaaggCTGCAGATGAGAGTGAAAG AGGCATGAAGGTCATTGAAAACAGAGCCCAGAAGGATGAGGAGAAGATGGAAATCCAGGAGATCCAGCTTAAAGAGGCCAAGCACATTGCTGAGGAGGCCGACCGCAAGTATGAAGAG GTGGCTCGTAAGCTGGTGATCATTGAGAGCGACCTGGAGCGTGCTGAGGAGCGTGCTGAGCTGTCAGAAAG CCAAGTCCGACAGCTGGAAGAACAGTTAAGAGTAATGGATCAGAACTTGAAAGCATTAATGGCTGCCGAGGATAAG TACTCACAGAAAGAAGACAAATATGAAGAGGAGATTAAAGTCCTGACTGACAAACTGAAGGAG GCTGAGACCCGTGCTGAGTTTGCTGAGAGGTCAGTAACCAAGCTGGAGAAGAGCATTGATGATCTAGAAG ATGAGCTGTATGCTCAGAAACTGAAGTACAAAGCCATCAGTGAGGAGCTGGACCACGCTCTCAATGATATGACCTCCATGTAA
- the TPM1 gene encoding tropomyosin alpha-1 chain isoform X13, producing MDAIKKKMQMLKLDKENALDRAEQAEADKKAAEERSKQLEDDIVQLEKQLHVTEDTRDQVLEELHKSEDSLLSAEENAAKAESEVASLNRRIQLVEEELDRAQERLATALQKLEEAEKAADESERGMKVIENRAQKDEEKMEIQEIQLKEAKHIAEEADRKYEEVARKLVIIESDLERAEERAELSESKCAELEEELKTVTNNLKSLEAQAEKYSQKEDKYEEEIKVLTDKLKEAETRAEFAERSVTKLEKSIDDLEEKVAHAKEENLNMHQMLDQTLLELNNM from the exons ATGGATGCCATCAAGAAGAAGATGCAGATGCTGAAGCTGGACAAGGAGAACGCCTTGGACAGGGCCGAGCAAGCCGAGGCGGACAAGAAGGCAGCGGAGGAGAGAAGCAAGCAG TTAGAGGATGACATTGTGCAATTGGAAAAGCAATTGCATGTGACGGAGGATACAAGGGACCAAGTGCTGGAAGAGCTACACAAGTCTGAGGACAGCCTCCTCTCCGCAGAGGAGAATGCTGCCAAG GCTGAGAGCGAAGTGGCTTCTCTGAACAGACGCATCCAGCTGGTTGAGGAAGAGTTGGATCGGGCTCAGGAGCGCTTGGCCACTGCCCTGCAGAAgctggaggaggctgagaaggCTGCAGATGAGAGTGAAAG AGGCATGAAGGTCATTGAAAACAGAGCCCAGAAGGATGAGGAGAAGATGGAAATCCAGGAGATCCAGCTTAAAGAGGCCAAGCACATTGCTGAGGAGGCCGACCGCAAGTATGAAGAG GTGGCTCGTAAGCTGGTGATCATTGAGAGCGACCTGGAGCGTGCTGAGGAGCGTGCTGAGCTGTCAGAAAG CAAATGTGCTGAGCTTGAAGAGGAGTTGAAAACTGTGACCAACAACCTGAAGTCGCTGGAGGCTCAGGCTGAGAAG TACTCACAGAAAGAAGACAAATATGAAGAGGAGATTAAAGTCCTGACTGACAAACTGAAGGAG GCTGAGACCCGTGCTGAGTTTGCTGAGAGGTCAGTAACCAAGCTGGAGAAGAGCATTGATGATCTAGAAG AGAAAGTGGCACATGCCAAAGAAGAAAACCTTAATATGCATCAGATGCTGGATCAAACTTTACTGGAGTTAAACAACATGTGA
- the TPM1 gene encoding tropomyosin alpha-1 chain isoform X22 yields MDAIKKKMQMLKLDKENALDRAEQAEADKKAAEERSKQLEDDIVQLEKQLHVTEDTRDQVLEELHKSEDSLLSAEENAAKAESEVASLNRRIQLVEEELDRAQERLATALQKLEEAEKAADESERGMKVIENRAQKDEEKMEIQEIQLKEAKHIAEEADRKYEEVARKLVIIESDLERAEERAELSESKCAELEEELKTVTNNLKSLEAQAEKYSQKEDKYEEEIKVLTDKLKEAETRAEFAERSVTKLEKSIDDLEDNFLCFTSPKTSSSSWINHLSRLWMFHGFIVLSSSLVASLLYTCLRTCSVCALLYRNYISQCKINIPAVSLLLFPCLLFK; encoded by the exons ATGGATGCCATCAAGAAGAAGATGCAGATGCTGAAGCTGGACAAGGAGAACGCCTTGGACAGGGCCGAGCAAGCCGAGGCGGACAAGAAGGCAGCGGAGGAGAGAAGCAAGCAG TTAGAGGATGACATTGTGCAATTGGAAAAGCAATTGCATGTGACGGAGGATACAAGGGACCAAGTGCTGGAAGAGCTACACAAGTCTGAGGACAGCCTCCTCTCCGCAGAGGAGAATGCTGCCAAG GCTGAGAGCGAAGTGGCTTCTCTGAACAGACGCATCCAGCTGGTTGAGGAAGAGTTGGATCGGGCTCAGGAGCGCTTGGCCACTGCCCTGCAGAAgctggaggaggctgagaaggCTGCAGATGAGAGTGAAAG AGGCATGAAGGTCATTGAAAACAGAGCCCAGAAGGATGAGGAGAAGATGGAAATCCAGGAGATCCAGCTTAAAGAGGCCAAGCACATTGCTGAGGAGGCCGACCGCAAGTATGAAGAG GTGGCTCGTAAGCTGGTGATCATTGAGAGCGACCTGGAGCGTGCTGAGGAGCGTGCTGAGCTGTCAGAAAG CAAATGTGCTGAGCTTGAAGAGGAGTTGAAAACTGTGACCAACAACCTGAAGTCGCTGGAGGCTCAGGCTGAGAAG TACTCACAGAAAGAAGACAAATATGAAGAGGAGATTAAAGTCCTGACTGACAAACTGAAGGAG GCTGAGACCCGTGCTGAGTTTGCTGAGAGGTCAGTAACCAAGCTGGAGAAGAGCATTGATGATCTAGAAG ataattttctttgcttcacTTCTCCAAAGACATCCTCATCGAGTTGGATAAACCATCTTTCCAGGCTTTGGATGTTTCATGGGTTCATTGTCCTGTCTTCTAGCTTAGTTGCCTCTCTTCTCTACACCTGTCTCAGAACATGCTCTGTTTGTGCTCTGCTGTACAGAAACTACATTTCTCAATGTAAAATAAACATCCCAGCTGTATCCCTTTTGCTATTCCCTTGCCTTTTATTTAAGTAA
- the TPM1 gene encoding tropomyosin alpha-1 chain isoform X10: MDAIKKKMQMLKLDKENALDRAEQAEADKKAAEERSKQLEDELVALQKKLKGTEDELDKYSESLKDAQEKLELADKKATDAESEVASLNRRIQLVEEELDRAQERLATALQKLEEAEKAADESERGMKVIENRAQKDEEKMEIQEIQLKEAKHIAEEADRKYEEVARKLVIIESDLERAEERAELSESKCAELEEELKTVTNNLKSLEAQAEKYSQKEDKYEEEIKVLTDKLKEAETRAEFAERSVTKLEKSIDDLEEKVAHAKEENLNMHQMLDQTLLELNNM; this comes from the exons ATGGATGCCATCAAGAAGAAGATGCAGATGCTGAAGCTGGACAAGGAGAACGCCTTGGACAGGGCCGAGCAAGCCGAGGCGGACAAGAAGGCAGCGGAGGAGAGAAGCAAGCAG CTGGAGGACGAGCTGGTGGCTCTACAAAAGAAGCTGAAGGGCACTGAGGATGAGCTGGACAAATACTCCGAGTCCCTTAAAGATGCACAGGAAAAGTTGGAACTGGCTGACAAAAAGGCCACAGAT GCTGAGAGCGAAGTGGCTTCTCTGAACAGACGCATCCAGCTGGTTGAGGAAGAGTTGGATCGGGCTCAGGAGCGCTTGGCCACTGCCCTGCAGAAgctggaggaggctgagaaggCTGCAGATGAGAGTGAAAG AGGCATGAAGGTCATTGAAAACAGAGCCCAGAAGGATGAGGAGAAGATGGAAATCCAGGAGATCCAGCTTAAAGAGGCCAAGCACATTGCTGAGGAGGCCGACCGCAAGTATGAAGAG GTGGCTCGTAAGCTGGTGATCATTGAGAGCGACCTGGAGCGTGCTGAGGAGCGTGCTGAGCTGTCAGAAAG CAAATGTGCTGAGCTTGAAGAGGAGTTGAAAACTGTGACCAACAACCTGAAGTCGCTGGAGGCTCAGGCTGAGAAG TACTCACAGAAAGAAGACAAATATGAAGAGGAGATTAAAGTCCTGACTGACAAACTGAAGGAG GCTGAGACCCGTGCTGAGTTTGCTGAGAGGTCAGTAACCAAGCTGGAGAAGAGCATTGATGATCTAGAAG AGAAAGTGGCACATGCCAAAGAAGAAAACCTTAATATGCATCAGATGCTGGATCAAACTTTACTGGAGTTAAACAACATGTGA
- the TPM1 gene encoding tropomyosin alpha-1 chain isoform X7 gives MDAIKKKMQMLKLDKENALDRAEQAEADKKAAEERSKQLEDELVALQKKLKGTEDELDKYSESLKDAQEKLELADKKATDAESEVASLNRRIQLVEEELDRAQERLATALQKLEEAEKAADESERGMKVIENRAQKDEEKMEIQEIQLKEAKHIAEEADRKYEEVARKLVIIESDLERAEERAELSESQVRQLEEQLRVMDQNLKALMAAEDKYSQKEDKYEEEIKVLTDKLKEAETRAEFAERSVTKLEKSIDDLEEKVAHAKEENLNMHQMLDQTLLELNNM, from the exons ATGGATGCCATCAAGAAGAAGATGCAGATGCTGAAGCTGGACAAGGAGAACGCCTTGGACAGGGCCGAGCAAGCCGAGGCGGACAAGAAGGCAGCGGAGGAGAGAAGCAAGCAG CTGGAGGACGAGCTGGTGGCTCTACAAAAGAAGCTGAAGGGCACTGAGGATGAGCTGGACAAATACTCCGAGTCCCTTAAAGATGCACAGGAAAAGTTGGAACTGGCTGACAAAAAGGCCACAGAT GCTGAGAGCGAAGTGGCTTCTCTGAACAGACGCATCCAGCTGGTTGAGGAAGAGTTGGATCGGGCTCAGGAGCGCTTGGCCACTGCCCTGCAGAAgctggaggaggctgagaaggCTGCAGATGAGAGTGAAAG AGGCATGAAGGTCATTGAAAACAGAGCCCAGAAGGATGAGGAGAAGATGGAAATCCAGGAGATCCAGCTTAAAGAGGCCAAGCACATTGCTGAGGAGGCCGACCGCAAGTATGAAGAG GTGGCTCGTAAGCTGGTGATCATTGAGAGCGACCTGGAGCGTGCTGAGGAGCGTGCTGAGCTGTCAGAAAG CCAAGTCCGACAGCTGGAAGAACAGTTAAGAGTAATGGATCAGAACTTGAAAGCATTAATGGCTGCCGAGGATAAG TACTCACAGAAAGAAGACAAATATGAAGAGGAGATTAAAGTCCTGACTGACAAACTGAAGGAG GCTGAGACCCGTGCTGAGTTTGCTGAGAGGTCAGTAACCAAGCTGGAGAAGAGCATTGATGATCTAGAAG AGAAAGTGGCACATGCCAAAGAAGAAAACCTTAATATGCATCAGATGCTGGATCAAACTTTACTGGAGTTAAACAACATGTGA
- the TPM1 gene encoding tropomyosin alpha-1 chain isoform X21: MDAIKKKMQMLKLDKENALDRAEQAEADKKAAEERSKQLEDELVALQKKLKGTEDELDKYSESLKDAQEKLELADKKATDAESEVASLNRRIQLVEEELDRAQERLATALQKLEEAEKAADESERGMKVIENRAQKDEEKMEIQEIQLKEAKHIAEEADRKYEEVARKLVIIESDLERAEERAELSESQVRQLEEQLRVMDQNLKALMAAEDKYSQKEDKYEEEIKVLTDKLKEAETRAEFAERSVTKLEKSIDDLEDNFLCFTSPKTSSSSWINHLSRLWMFHGFIVLSSSLVASLLYTCLRTCSVCALLYRNYISQCKINIPAVSLLLFPCLLFK, translated from the exons ATGGATGCCATCAAGAAGAAGATGCAGATGCTGAAGCTGGACAAGGAGAACGCCTTGGACAGGGCCGAGCAAGCCGAGGCGGACAAGAAGGCAGCGGAGGAGAGAAGCAAGCAG CTGGAGGACGAGCTGGTGGCTCTACAAAAGAAGCTGAAGGGCACTGAGGATGAGCTGGACAAATACTCCGAGTCCCTTAAAGATGCACAGGAAAAGTTGGAACTGGCTGACAAAAAGGCCACAGAT GCTGAGAGCGAAGTGGCTTCTCTGAACAGACGCATCCAGCTGGTTGAGGAAGAGTTGGATCGGGCTCAGGAGCGCTTGGCCACTGCCCTGCAGAAgctggaggaggctgagaaggCTGCAGATGAGAGTGAAAG AGGCATGAAGGTCATTGAAAACAGAGCCCAGAAGGATGAGGAGAAGATGGAAATCCAGGAGATCCAGCTTAAAGAGGCCAAGCACATTGCTGAGGAGGCCGACCGCAAGTATGAAGAG GTGGCTCGTAAGCTGGTGATCATTGAGAGCGACCTGGAGCGTGCTGAGGAGCGTGCTGAGCTGTCAGAAAG CCAAGTCCGACAGCTGGAAGAACAGTTAAGAGTAATGGATCAGAACTTGAAAGCATTAATGGCTGCCGAGGATAAG TACTCACAGAAAGAAGACAAATATGAAGAGGAGATTAAAGTCCTGACTGACAAACTGAAGGAG GCTGAGACCCGTGCTGAGTTTGCTGAGAGGTCAGTAACCAAGCTGGAGAAGAGCATTGATGATCTAGAAG ataattttctttgcttcacTTCTCCAAAGACATCCTCATCGAGTTGGATAAACCATCTTTCCAGGCTTTGGATGTTTCATGGGTTCATTGTCCTGTCTTCTAGCTTAGTTGCCTCTCTTCTCTACACCTGTCTCAGAACATGCTCTGTTTGTGCTCTGCTGTACAGAAACTACATTTCTCAATGTAAAATAAACATCCCAGCTGTATCCCTTTTGCTATTCCCTTGCCTTTTATTTAAGTAA
- the TPM1 gene encoding tropomyosin alpha-1 chain isoform X20, with amino-acid sequence MDAIKKKMQMLKLDKENALDRAEQAEADKKAAEERSKQLEDDIVQLEKQLHVTEDTRDQVLEELHKSEDSLLSAEENAAKAESEVASLNRRIQLVEEELDRAQERLATALQKLEEAEKAADESERGMKVIENRAQKDEEKMEIQEIQLKEAKHIAEEADRKYEEVARKLVIIESDLERAEERAELSESKCAELEEELKTVTNNLKSLEAQAEKYSQKEDKYEEEIKVLTDKLKEAETRAEFAERSVTKLEKSIDDLEDQLYQQLEQNSRLTNELKLALNED; translated from the exons ATGGATGCCATCAAGAAGAAGATGCAGATGCTGAAGCTGGACAAGGAGAACGCCTTGGACAGGGCCGAGCAAGCCGAGGCGGACAAGAAGGCAGCGGAGGAGAGAAGCAAGCAG TTAGAGGATGACATTGTGCAATTGGAAAAGCAATTGCATGTGACGGAGGATACAAGGGACCAAGTGCTGGAAGAGCTACACAAGTCTGAGGACAGCCTCCTCTCCGCAGAGGAGAATGCTGCCAAG GCTGAGAGCGAAGTGGCTTCTCTGAACAGACGCATCCAGCTGGTTGAGGAAGAGTTGGATCGGGCTCAGGAGCGCTTGGCCACTGCCCTGCAGAAgctggaggaggctgagaaggCTGCAGATGAGAGTGAAAG AGGCATGAAGGTCATTGAAAACAGAGCCCAGAAGGATGAGGAGAAGATGGAAATCCAGGAGATCCAGCTTAAAGAGGCCAAGCACATTGCTGAGGAGGCCGACCGCAAGTATGAAGAG GTGGCTCGTAAGCTGGTGATCATTGAGAGCGACCTGGAGCGTGCTGAGGAGCGTGCTGAGCTGTCAGAAAG CAAATGTGCTGAGCTTGAAGAGGAGTTGAAAACTGTGACCAACAACCTGAAGTCGCTGGAGGCTCAGGCTGAGAAG TACTCACAGAAAGAAGACAAATATGAAGAGGAGATTAAAGTCCTGACTGACAAACTGAAGGAG GCTGAGACCCGTGCTGAGTTTGCTGAGAGGTCAGTAACCAAGCTGGAGAAGAGCATTGATGATCTAGAAG ACCAACTCTACCAGCAACTTGAGCAAAACAGTCGCCTCACTAATGAACTAAAGCTGGCACTGAATGAGGATTAA